Part of the Nicotiana sylvestris chromosome 2, ASM39365v2, whole genome shotgun sequence genome, agcatgtgcctttatgaaggagtctgctagcatggagaatgagtctatggagttaggagctaagttgtgataccacatcatggccccctttgagAGCGTTTCCCTGAATTTCTTTAACAAGACGGACTCGATTtcgtcgtcctttatgtcgttgccttttaccgcaccagtgtaggcagtaacgtgctcattagGATCtaaggtcccgttgtattttgggagttccggcattctgaacttctttggaatgggttttggggccgcttcctcAGGGAACAACATTTGTAttaacttcttcgaatccacgcctttcaggaccgggggagCGCCCGAAATTTTGTCGACCTTGGAGTTGTAAGTTTCGACCTTTTTGTCATTGACTTCTATCATCTTCTCGCCTGACTTGATCCtcctggtgaggtcctcgagcatttttacgatggtgGGATCGGTGATCGACTCGTTATTGCTTGATATCTCCGGTACCTGTTCAGCTGGGGGATCTATCCCCGGTGCTActgtgctaggagttttctggtgactttgcagctgagcaatagctagctATTGTGCcagcaacatttcaaaaataacgtgaaggctaacctcacgttcttccctgtcggggttttctgagcttcttgtggatctccCTGACGCACGCTCCTATTGGTATGCGAGCTTATATCAATGCGTTGGGTGTCGCACGAAACTACATCTATGGGGATTGGTTCTGGAgcattcccagggttttgtggtggtacaccaacacccgGAATATCCACACCGTTCTCTCCGTGGTCCTCGAGATTGTTGTTTTCGcctccattcactgagttagacatattgacctgaaatcgaagatcttggacaagaaaacacgtgaaagataacttgcgttgagTGACGAAGCCAACAAGAAagtaatcactattatttttagccccacggtgggcgccaaactatttaccgtgaaaatgataataacaattaaatttgttgatgagactctaaaaatacgtgatctatttttatgctagtttttaagtagttgatgctaagTATACGAGATTTAGAGACGAAATAAAGTTAAGGAGAGAGCTACAATTAAACCGATAGGTCAGTTATTCGGGGCCTCTAGCTTGTCGATCCGGAGCCTCGAGGTCAATTCCAGGGCTCGGACTCGAGCTATCGTAGGTGATCGGGGTAGGGCTAACAGACATGAAATAATCAataaaggctctttatggccaatgacaagcaataaatggtgaacaaatatgaagataataaatgaaagctatgatatcaagagaatatgttagagagtgaagtagagagttcttgtatattttcgtATGGAGCAACTGAATTGACCAATCCTTACAAAGTGatagggatcccctttatataggagggaaatcctATCATAGTACaaaaagcattaattacaaagatatggtgATGTGACCACTAGATGACACCCGGACTCGGGTCTTAGAGTAGTtctctaggctctgtcagtcctagccacgtgccttgggaactccctatTTCCGTCGTGGCCGTGGTTGACATTATCATAAGACCGAGTGTCGAcaaacctcgagggaggaaactcgaTCGTAGCCTTGTAGCCCCGGGACTTCGAGATGGTCTTCCGAGGTGCTTTGAtaatgagaaattggaccctccgatttcatcGTATACAACATGTGCTCCTGTTACTTCCTTCTGTTGTTTAGGAGGGGACTTCCTTCTACATTCCTTCTCAGAGTGGCCATATTTTTGGCAATGCTTGCATAACACAGGCTTCCAATCATATTGAATTATCTCCTACGTAAGGACCTCTTTCTCTTTTATGAAAACCATTTTTTCTGGTAGTGGGGAATCTACATCAACCTCAATGAAGAGTCTTGCAAAGTTCAAATCAATCTTCCTTTCAGTGTTTTTATCAGCCATCAAAGGCTTTCCTATCATGCTTCCAATTTTGCTGTCTTTTAGGCCCCAGTATTTAAAGTTTAAACCTGGTAATTTCACCCAGATTGTTACTGTGTATAGTTCTTCCCTTGTAAATTCCATATCTTTGTGCCATGCCTTTACAATGAAAGGTTTGTTGTCGAAATGGTAGATTCATCCTTGAAGCACCTCATCCTTACCATTAGCAGTATGAAACCTCACTAGCACAATACCATTCTTCAACACCATATTTTCCTCATTGCCTTTGTATATAGATGTTAAGTACACTGAAAGGGGAGTGTGCCCCCAGTACATAGCACACCTACAGCTACATGGAGTAAGAAAGACACCATATCAGACATTAAATTGCAGCTTCACAATAAATAAGGCAAGGAAAAACACCGTTTTTAAATTCTATATCCATAAATGTCGGCTTTTCAACTTCCAGCATTTTAAAGGTTAAGCCTGCATTCACCATCTAATTTGTTGTGGTCGTCCTTCACTAGTGAAAAGTAAAAAACATGCTTTCACCttgcttttttcttttctccaatTTTTTCTACTACATATTTTTATTGTGAGGTTGCTATGATCTTTCACTCAAAGAAATATGAGTATATTATAATTAGTTGAGTGAATTTGTTAAATTTTGTATGTGAtggtttgttttgttattttctttttgaagtgaaaattttgccAATCTTTTCATCATGCTTTTATCTTTCTCCAATTctttctaatatttttttttattatgagGCTGCTATGCTCGTTCACCTAAATTTTTTTGATTATATTAAGTTTAGTGGTTTTGTATGTGATGGTTTGTTTTGGTGTTTTCTATTTACATTTAATCCCCGAAATTACCATCTTTCACATGTTTAGAATTGTTAGATTTCAATTGCCTTTGTGATACTTATCAGTGAGAATTAAACGTAAAATATTCTTATGGTATATCATTTATTTATGCTTGTAAATgttttccttactttgtcttctACACTCCTGAGCTTTATCCATTTTATGGTATATTAGAAATGATGATCAAAGAAATAATATAGTATTCATGTCTAATTCATCAATGTTGAATGTACTTTTTTCACGTCTAACCCATGGACATAGTcccttttcttgttttctttctttttttgcgCTAGGAAGAAGAAATATTGAAGAAGTGTTTGTTAAGTCCTTACATTGATTATTTCTTGAAGATCTACCTCTATGCTATAAGCATGGTGGTGTATCGGTGCTAAAGATCTCCCAACCTAAAATATTGATTATTTCTTGAAGATTTACCTCACTCTTGATTTGGTgttctattattatttttttgttttctcatTGATTTCATGTTCCTCTCCTTTTTACGGTCACTCTATTATTGAGAGGATgtttagctttacatactagGACAATTCCATCTGTACTAATGTTCCTTTTGCCGGGAtgctgcatctttaatggatgcaggtggttctaCAACAGGTGACATCGATCAGTAATAGCGATGCACCCTCTTCTCagttgacttggtgagccccacttcatatCGGGATCTTGTGTCTTTTGCTTCTCATGTATATTATTAGCTAGGGCCTTGTCATCGGTACTATCATATTTCTCTTTTGTATCAATTAAAGGTACTATAGACATAGTGTGGGGTAGTATTTTGATTTGGGAAAAACAAACTAGAAATGTTGTACTTGTAACACATGTTTTCACTTCTAAATTACGAAtgcgtaatgtattttgggaattgtaaatgGGGTTTCTAAAGGAAATGAAATTGGTGTTGTACATGTTACTCTTTCGTTGTCTAACTCGTGATATTCATCTTCACGTTATTTATGGGTAAGGTCGGGTAGAAAGCATCAAGTAGGCTTACTTAACTATGATATTGCAGTTAAGCATCAGTCATGCTATCCAAAGTTGGGGCATGGCATACCTCCAGTCCCTCACCTAATTGCTCCCGAGGAGGATATGGATATGCGAAGTGTTGTTTAGTTATTGACTCAACTAGTGGCTTCTCAGGCTCCACGTCATACCCCTAACACTTCTGATAGATCAACCAGCATGAGAGTTCGGGATTTCATCAACCTGGACCTTCGGGTATTCAAAGGGAATAATTCAAAAATGGACCCGCAGAATTTTCTGGATTGGATGTAGTGAACCTTACGAGTTATGCATGCCACTGATGCTGAGAAAGTGGAACTTGTTTGTTATAGGTTTCCAGATGTTACCGGCACTTGGTATGAGACTTGGGAGTACTCTAGGGGGCCTGTGTCCCACCAGTAGGATGGATGGAGTTTTTAGAGGCATTCTTGTAGCAATATTTGCATGTTGAGCTTCACCGAGTTAGTCAAGACAGGTTTCTACATCTGGAGCAGTGCAATATGAGTGTTTGAGAGTATAGTATGTAGTTTAACTCCTTGGTTAGGTATGCTCCTACAGTTGTGGCTGAGATGAGAGACCGATTATATCGATTCATTTGTTTTTTGGAACCACACTTGGTTAATGAATGTATTATGTcctctttgaatttgaatatggATATCGCTTGGATTCAGGCCTATGCACAGAACTTGGAGGATCGTAAGAGGAAGAAACGGGTTGATCGAGAGTGGGATAGGGTTTAACAAAGAGGGCTCAATCTGTGAGTAACACAGGAGACTTCAGAGATGGGTTCAGGCCACAGTTATCTAGGCACCCATCTTATCTGGTTAGGGGTAGGCGTTTGGTACCTCGGTACGATATTTAATAACTATGATTCAGTATTTGGTATATCAATTATGcataccaaataccgtaccaaagtAATTCAGTATGATTTGGTATTTTGGTTCAGTATGATTTCGGTATCATACCAAGGTGATTTTATATTTCAAAGTTGATTTTCTAATCACAAAGTTCACTCAAGTCAACATCCTAAAACTATTTCTTTAGTCATATTAATAAAGTATTTGGTTTTTGTATAACATATAAAATCAGCTATTTGCCTATTTGTTTCTACTTTATGAGAAACTGCCATAATTTCAGGTTATGGAACATCATGTTGCATCATAATTCTCTAAATTGATAAGGATATGCAACAAATAACAACAGATCTATGAACCAAACTGAAATAAGCACCACAAACTTACATAAAAGTAGGCAAAGTACAAGGAGGAGGTCACTAGCACACGGGTAGAGTATATGCAATTTGACCCTAATAAAGGTGGGCTGGTCAGTGTAGATTTCAGTATTTTGGAAATATCAAAATATCGAAAGCTCAATACCGAATACCATACCAAAATAACAAAATACCGGAAAACTATACCGAAGAATAACGAAATATCGAATAAATCAataccgaaataccaaattaattcggTTCGATCCGGTGCGGAATTTGGTTTTTCAAATTTTATGCACACCCCTATATTCCGTAGCTAGTGCACCACCGCAGTTCCAGGTCCAACTTTATGATCAGACCACTTATTTTGGTCAGGGTAAGAGTTCACGAACGTCAGGCCCTCATTACAAAGCCGAGTCTAGTTAGAAGAAACCTTCGTTGCCTTATTGTGATCAGTGCGGTAGAGCTTATTCTAGGCAATGCCGCCAGGTTTTGGATGTGTGTTATTCGTGTGGGCAGCCCGATCATATAACGATGTTTTGTCCTGTGAGAGGCGGGGGTGGTATGGCGCAACCAATATGATCTGTAGCTGGTTCTTCTTCATCTGTACACCCTCATGAGCATGATATGCAGATGTTGGATAGTAGAGGTAGAGGCAGGGGTGGAGCATCTGACTCAAGTTGTCATCACAATCACATTTATGCTTTGTCAGGTCAATAAGACCTAGAGTCATCTCCGAATGTGGTTGTAGGTGTATTTTCTGTCTTTTCCCTTAATATGTATGTCCTAATAGATCCATGTTCTACTCTATCGTATATTACTCATTTGGTTACTAGCATGTGCTGTAAAGAACCTAAATTGTTGTGTAAGTCATTTGATGTAGTTACACCTATGGTTGAATCCAAAATTGTTAGGTAAGTATATCAGGGTACCGATGTGATGACATATGATTGCCATACTTCAGTAGATCTAAATGAATTGGAGATGGCCGATTTCGACGTTGtcatgggcatggattggttggcttcttgctATGCCAATGTAGATTGCTGGACGAAGGTTGTCCACTTTAATTTTCCAAGTGAGCCCATTATTGAATGGAAAGGTAATTCTCCAGCGCCTAAGGGGAGGTTTATTTCCTACCCTAAGGCTCAGAAAATGATCTTGAAGGGGTATATATATCACTTGGTTCCGGTGCAGGATGCGGGGGCGAAACCTCCAACTCTTCAGATTGTCCCTTTTGTTAATGAATTCCTTGATGTATTTCCTAACAAACTTCCAGGCATTCCTTCCAAAAGGGAAATTGACTTCGCTATCATTGTGCTTCCTAACACCCAACCTAAATCTATTCCTCCGTACATAATGGCCCTTCCTAAAATTGAAAGCTCAGTTGAAAGATCTCTTAGAAAAGGGCTTTATCAAGCCCAATACTTCCCTGTGGCGTGCAACAGTGTTAATAGTTCGTAAGAAGAATGGTTCactgaggatgtgtattgattaccatcAGTTGAACAAGGTAACTATAAGGAATAATATCCGCTTCCCAGTATTGATAAGTTGTTTGATCAGCTGCAAGGTGCCAAATATTTCTTAAATATTAATCTTAGATCTGGATATCATCAGTTAAGGGTTaagatattccaaagactgctttcaggacctgaTACGATCATCATGAGTTCCTTATTATGTCCTTCGGTCTTACTAATGCACCAACgacttttatagatttgatgaatcAGG contains:
- the LOC138886036 gene encoding uncharacterized protein, whose protein sequence is MTYDCHTSVDLNELEMADFDVVMGMDWLASCYANVDCWTKVVHFNFPSEPIIEWKGNSPAPKGRFISYPKAQKMILKGYIYHLVPVQDAGAKPPTLQIVPFVNEFLDVFPNKLPGIPSKREIDFAIIVLPNTQPKSIPPYIMALPKIESSVERSLRKGLYQAQYFPVACNSVNSS